The nucleotide sequence AATAGGTTTTTAGGTACATTGCGGTAATTATTAAATAGTTCTTTGCTTGTACATGCTGTCGCATTATTTTCTTCTTGAACAACATCACACAATCCATATGAAAAACACTCATCTGCTGATAGCCAAGTCTCATTGTCCATAAGTTGTTGCAATGTACTTTGATCTAATTTGTCACCTGCTTTTGCTAAATAACTCTGCTGCATGGACAATCCTATTTTGTCTAAATCATCAGCAGTCTTTCTCATGTCACTTGAATTCCCCCAAACTACACTTGATGGATTATGTACCATAAGCATTGCGTTTTTGGGCATAAAAATAGTGTCACCGGCCATTGCGATAACACTTGCGATGCTTGCAGCTAATGCATCTACATAAACATTAACTGTTGCACTATTTTGTTTTAGCATGTTGCATATTGTTACACCCTCAAATACACTTCCACCAGGGGAATTAAGATGTAAATTTATAGTGTTTAGATTGCCTAATGCATCTAAATCCTTTTTGAAACTAGCAGCTGTAGTATCTGTATCATCCCATTGATAACTTGTTATTTCTCCATAAATAAAAACATCCGCTTGTTTATCATCATTAGCGGATGCTTTCATTTGCCAAAATTTATTTTGCTGGTTCTGTTGTTTTGGTTGTGTCGCCACCATCATTACCTCCTTTTCTTTGTGTTGGGTCCATGTCTATAGGATATAAGTCTCCACTTATCCAAAGTTTATCCGCACTGCCACCCTCTGGTGGTAAATCTTCAAGCACTCGAACTTCATCAGGTTTCATATAGCCAGTTCTTACCGCAGATTGATAATAGGCTGTTCTTGAAGCAGTATCACCTCTTAATAATGCGTTTATAGAGAACTTAAAGTACAATCCCTGTGCTCTTTGTACAGGATTAA is from Clostridium acetobutylicum ATCC 824 and encodes:
- a CDS encoding head maturation protease, ClpP-related, whose protein sequence is MATQPKQQNQQNKFWQMKASANDDKQADVFIYGEITSYQWDDTDTTAASFKKDLDALGNLNTINLHLNSPGGSVFEGVTICNMLKQNSATVNVYVDALAASIASVIAMAGDTIFMPKNAMLMVHNPSSVVWGNSSDMRKTADDLDKIGLSMQQSYLAKAGDKLDQSTLQQLMDNETWLSADECFSYGLCDVVQEENNATACTSKELFNNYRNVPKNLLNETNPMAILQDVDMEERKKIAEKARKSAEYTRTILGGI